The Solanum pennellii chromosome 4, SPENNV200 genomic interval NNNNNNNNNNNNNNNNNNNNNNNNNNNNNNNNNNNNNNNNNNNNNNNNNNNNNNNNNNNNNNNNNNNNNNNNNNNNNNNNNNNNNNNNNNNNNNNNNNNNNNNNNNNNNNNNNNNNNNNNNNNNNNNNNNNNNNNNNNNNNNNNNNNNNNNNNNNNNNNNNNNNNNNNNNNNNNNNNNNNNNNNNNNNNNNNNNNNNNNNNNNNNNNNNNNNNNNNNNNNNNNNNNNNNNNNNNNNNNNNNNNNNNNNNNNNNNNNNNNNNNNNNNNNNNNNNNNNNNNcccccaccccccaccccaaaaaaaagaagaagaagaaagttttAACCAGTTTGGTTAGGGAAAAGACAAGAATGGAATGGGAAAGAGACAAGACTGCCATCATATATTTTCCACTTCCTTGAGTTGTGGTCATGGTGGATATAATGTCAGAGAAAAGAGGGAATAACACAATGATAAGTACCTGCTTCCCGCTGGAAACTTTCTTGCTTTTCTTCATACACATCTGTGAAACAAGAAATAGACTAAAATATTAGAACCGTCCTTGGTATTCTATTCAACTATTACCTTTCAATACAGTTTTTATGCAAACACACTTAACTGTAATCTCCATTCTCCATTAGCTTCATAGCATCTTCTGTTAGCTGATCAAACAGCTGCTTAGTTTCTACAGACATTTTGCCCTTGTTATTGTTTGAGGTACCTTTCAATCTCCTTAAACCTCGCAAAACCTGTTGGAAGTAAGAAGTTCTTCCCATGAGTCCCAAAGCAATAGAGAACAACATCAACTTCATAGCACAAAGATTCTTGGCAGAAGTACTCAAACATAATAAGTGGATAACTTTATCGTACAAGGCCTGCCAGATTCATATGAGGCAGCTAATACAGGAATAAAAACTGAATGGTGTATGGTCTAAATTAACAATAATGTCAAGAGAACTAGCTGCAAAGCAAATCCGCTGTGAGCAAATTGCAAATAGGCAGCATGATTTGTTTGGTTGGAAATGAAGGGCCAAAAATCAACCAGCTTCTTAGTTaccattattaaaaaaaataaaaaaaatcaaccagcTTCCAGAAATTATCAAAAACAAAATGATTGATCACAGCTCTGATACCCTAAATGCTAAACATGGCAATAAAACAAAAGAGTGATAAATActgaaaataaaagagaagggTATCCTGGTGTTCTTAAACACCACACCAGATTCAGATATTAACCTTCCAAGCAAATAGGCAAAGCCTTCTCTCAAACAAAATCTACTACTGTCTTCCTATAATTGAATAGCATGTACCCTCAAAGCAACCTATGTTTAACAGATTTTTTGTAGAGAATAGAGAGAGTGACCTGCCAGCACCCCCAATGGACTGGATGCCAGATGACACACCTCTGCCCTGCAGGCATCAGGAACTTTTGGGTGAAGGCCTTACACTTGAATATCCTGATTGACAAGGATAGATGACCAAGGGAGGGAAGGGGAAAAGAATAAATGGTGTGGTTTACCAGTATGCTGGTCTGATGCAAAGCATCTTATCATTAACTTATTCATATTTGGAGAGAGGAAAGCTGTCAGAGGAAGCAAGCAAGTAACTGACTGAGCAATACAGCAAACAATATGTTAAATTTACTTGTTATTGAATGGATGGCTGTGTTTAGAGGAAGTATTTGTAGTGGAAACAAGTGGAGTTGTCAAATATCAGATGCAAAGTTGATGGTGCCAATGTCTAACTACCATGATGAAATTTAATGATGAACATAGCTCCTACAGGGTGCGCAAAATTTTCGAAAGGATGTGCTGTTCTGACGGGTACCAAAAGTTCTCCTTCAGAAAAGCCAATGAGGTATTTATTATATTGCGGTGATTCTAAAGTTTCAACCTACATATTTCTGGAATTGGCTTTAACATGCACAAGTGCACATGACtgttaaattcaaatattaaatgcCTTGGGAATGAGCCCCCATAAAATCCACCTAGTTCTTTTTTAACTCCTCCAATTCTAATATGATTAAAGAAACATGCCTTGACTCATTCATTtgtgttcaaccaaaatttgcCAAAAGTTGTGAAATAACAATGTAAATCTTAACAGCTCAACTGCTCAACCATAGCCTCTCCATTTCTCATTTGAAAACAACAGCAAAAAGCCACAAAGAACTTTGCTTGGacaatgaagaaaatataatatgcAAGCAACAGCTATTGCCAAAGACAGAAGTTAACATCCAAACACAGTATCAATATGCAACCATTAGTACGAGATAAATACATGAGGGAAAAACAGATAAAATTCATGTTGAAACCACCACTGAAGGAACCAGAAATGAGAgcacataaaatatttagaagaTGTCAAAAAAAATCTACAAGCAAATGCCATCAACAGTATTTAtccattaaaaataatgaacaaaaaaaaactagaaaacaCGAGGTGGGAATAGTTACTGTTTCTCCTGGTTCGAGCACATCAGCAATTCGCCTCTTCATCTTTCCTAGTTGTTCTGATGTAAGGTCTTGAATCTCATCTTCATTTGATATCTTGATAGCTTTCTTCCCAGAATATGTTTTCTCAATATCAACACTATCAAGCCATGCATCCTGTACACTTACTAAGATCAGGAAAAGATGCAAGGAATGGGGCCTGGGGTAGAAAATGTTTGATGTAAGACTAGCACCTTTATctcattttcatttaaatattcaaCATAGTTTCCTGATGCATCAAAATAACCttcttctctctctttattcagATTAAAAGGTTCTATTGCAATCCCATCATCAATGAATGTTTCATTTTCCTGCAACCAGAGACATTCCATTAGTTACACCAGAAAGGAATACAATAAACAAGAAATACAAAGTTTAGCCATAGAGCAATTAGAATATGCAAAATTTGACATTAATGATAATTCCAAGTACTTCAGTTTGTTTTATAGGCTGGAGAGCCGAACCAAAgaacatataacaatataattcCACGAATTTAATGTGACGGTACATGAAGCagaattaatgaaatttaattaacatttatgttttgagagtttaagtaaaagaaataaaatgctCGGAAAATAAAACAGAAGGAAACGAAGGAAGTAAAGCTACAAATTTTATTTCCATTGTTTCATTGGCGAGGGAATTATGAAGAACAGGAAATATTTATTCAAGGGAACTCAGAtaaattcttttcttctttgtaaTCCTATTCTCATCTCTATGCAAATTAAAGTACGTGCAGAATTTAAATCTTACCCATTTTCTATTTGTAAAGTTCAAAAACCCACAGTTCATAAAGTCCAAGGAAGAACACTACATAAGATAGAATGAGACAAGCCTATTGGACACAGAAACAACGATTCATGCTCAGTGAATTTAAAAGTGAAAAGTGCAAAAAAAAGCGTCTGCGAGGCTTGAAATGAATAGGAGAGAAGTAAGGCACATGCTTTATTAAGTGAAGCGCACAATTATTTAATGATGATTCCTTTACACATGGCATGCAACCTTATGCTATTCCTTTTGATGAGCCGCTATATGCTAAGAAAAAACACCATTCTGTCTCCTTGACCTTTGTTTCAAGAGCATAAGgattgaaatataaaattctaTAGGTATGTATTAGTGGGTTTTTTTATGAAGTTACAGATGGTTCCTATTTTGCTTATGTTACTACTTGGGGAATATAATTAGCAATCATGATTATTTATGGTTTTCAATTGTGCATGAGTACCCATATCTCAGCTCTTTTAAAGAAGATTACCCATATCTAAGTTGTTCTAGCTAAACACGCAGCACAAATCATGCCAAGCCCCACAAAAGTTTGTAATAATCCTAGTATCACTTCCTTATCAAGAGATATGAAGTAGACATCAGATATCCACAAAGTACCTAACTACAATCAAACAATTATGGAATAACAGATATTGGAAGGACAAACCTCATATTCCACTTCTGCCCGCGATATGTCAGCTATTTCACCTTCGTTTTCTTCATCAAGGAGTTCCGCTGTTATTTGATTCCGCCGTGCCGAACGCTCTTTGGCTGCATTGCGAGGATCTGTCCGCCCACTAGGTTTATCTTCAGACCCATCAATCGTGGTATCGCCCTGCTTTGCCTTCTTACCCTTTGGGAACCTTACACGCTTCTGCCTGtgatgttgaggaagaaagcaACATATCAATGCAAACATCCTTAAAATCCAGCATCAAAAATGAAACTATTTTGAACCCAACAAATGAGGTTGTCATAGAGCATGGCAGACGTCACATGGAGAAAAAACGCTATTTGAAGTTGTATTACTTGCTATTGCTGGCTCATGAAACACATTATCTTTACAAGGAAAATAACAGTAGGTAAAAAAGATCTAATTTTTCTCGTAC includes:
- the LOC107018328 gene encoding CD2 antigen cytoplasmic tail-binding protein 2 isoform X2, which encodes MEEGSSRRAKRPFVEDDDSNKAPEQKRVRFPKGKKAKQGDTTIDGSEDKPSGRTDPRNAAKERSARRNQITAELLDEENEGEIADISRAEVEYEENETFIDDGIAIEPFNLNKEREEGYFDASGNYVEYLNENEIKDAWLDSVDIEKTYSGKKAIKISNEDEIQDLTSEQLGKMKRRIADVLEPGETVLRGLRRLKGTSNNNKGKMSVETKQLFDQLTEDAMKLMENGDYNVYEEKQESFQREAEGYEKLARARQGKSSESMQPKPYSILDEGFLPSGSTATAEGHPMHKTDVASSNSYNSASKSDDAFDMFGEDDENTPANPAPNGGDQHGDYVFDESSGYYYSSSLGYYYDPSSGLYCNASSGQWYSYNDESGIYQEVPQATSDAN
- the LOC107018328 gene encoding CD2 antigen cytoplasmic tail-binding protein 2 isoform X1, which produces MEEGSSRRAKRPFVEDDDSNKAPEQKRVRFPKGKKAKQGDTTIDGSEDKPSGRTDPRNAAKERSARRNQITAELLDEENEGEIADISRAEVEYEENETFIDDGIAIEPFNLNKEREEGYFDASGNYVEYLNENEIKDAWLDSVDIEKTYSGKKAIKISNEDEIQDLTSEQLGKMKRRIADVLEPGETVLRGLRRLKGTSNNNKGKMSVETKQLFDQLTEDAMKLMENGDYNVYEEKQESFQREAEGYEKLARARQGKSSESMQPKPYSILDEGFLPSGSTATAEGHPMHKTDVASSNSYNSASKSDDAFDMFGEDDENTPANPAPNGVITTAAVWATIMIHHLDCIAMHHQDNGTHIMMNRAYTKRCHKLHLTPIERDRVLMQRRSDGPGEVDGFAAFL